In Colletotrichum higginsianum IMI 349063 chromosome 1, whole genome shotgun sequence, one genomic interval encodes:
- a CDS encoding TfdA family Taurine catabolism dioxygenase TauD encodes MSSQPLYPAYLPTRPDGFQPTVDLPYFEAEEPGSRADATKPSLLRAGAVVENITPRVGSEVRGVQLTQLSKAGLDEVALLAAERGVLVFRDQDFADAGFDKQREIVRHYGPLHQHPTMGYPEGTGPEFHVVYADEKAGNLRTLLGPRAAYDLWHVDQTFTPNVPSTTFFWVLEQPASGGGDTAFTSLTAAYAALSPAFRATLAGLRLFHTSASVGEVARVGAERALAEAVSTTHPLVARHPVTGAPALFVNPTIARRVEGFLPEESDALLGFLHNHIRSLDFGCRVKWERGSVVVWDQRSVAHSAVPDFRDGERRHMVRIIPYGSRPEPAFPEEYERALGREV; translated from the exons ATGTCGTCCCAGCCACTCTACCCGGCCTACCTGCCCACGCGGCCCGACGGCTTCCAGCCGACGGTCGACCTTCCCTacttcgaggccgaggagcccGGGTCACGCGCCGACGCCACCAAGCCGTCCCTCCTccgggccggcgccgtggtGGAGAACATCACGCCCCGGGTGGGGTCCGAGGTCCGGGGCGTCCAGCTGACGCAGCTATCCAAAGCCGGcctggacgaggtcgccctgctggcggccgagagggGGGTTCTTGTATTT AGAGATCAAGActttgccgacgccggcttCGACAAGCAGAGGGAGATTGTGCGACATTATGGGCCTCTTCATCAG CATCCCACCATGGGATACCCGGAAGGCACCGGCCCCGAGTTCCACGTCGTCTACGCAGACGAAAAGGC AGGCAACCTCCGAACCCTCCTCGGCCCCCGCGCGGCCTACGATCTATGGCACGTCGACCAGACCTTCACTCCCAACGTGCCCTCGACCACCTTCTTCTGGGTTCTCGAGCAGCcggcctcgggcggcggcgacaccgCCTTCACCTCCCTGACCGCCGCCTACGCCGCCCTCTCGCCGGCCTTCCGCgccaccctcgccggcctgcgCCTCTTCcacacctcggcctccgtcggcgaggtcgcccgCGTTGGCGCCGAGCgtgccctcgccgaggccgtctccACGACGCACCCGCTCGTCGCCCGCCACCCCGTCACGGGCGCGCCCGCGCTCTTCGTGAACCCGACCATCGCGCGCCGCGTCGAGGGTTTCCTGCCCGAGGAGTCGGACGCGCTGCTGGGCTTCCTGCACAACCACATCCGGAGCCTGGACTTTGGCTGCCGCGTCAAGTGGGAGAGGGGCTCCGTCGTCGTGTGGGACCAGCGCAGCGTCGCGCACAGCGCCGTGCCGGACTTCCGGGACGGCGAGAGGAGGCACATGGTGAGGATCATCCCGTACGGGAGCCGGCCCGAGCCCGCGTTCCCCGAAGAGTACGAGCGGGCCCTGGGTAGAGAGGTGTAG
- a CDS encoding Protein kinase, which yields MSFYSDLIRPSDSYNSLHVPTVRVMMQRIRTGRIFALSFLRPGRTGRSSFSVSPHRLQLPVFVAAKTMSTQIHTFPNDGFERLPVHIQVEEETVPDYKPERFYPVRIGEVFCSRYQVVAKLGFGTTSTVWLCRDVRENTFHSLKVCITGEDSSNEAAVSQRIQSIDAEHPGKERLRVALDTFQVAGPHGSHRCMVFAPLGLTYTTFRNLFPNNALNKDILQQSLLMVLLGLDFLHQVGIVHTDLSPNNVLLGVEDVSVFSKIELAELQSPSPRKVLDDRVIHLSYTMPITPGAPVITDFGAARLGDPGQKHSGDVMPGVYRAPEVVLGMEWDSKIDIWSVGVMIWDLYEGGRLFRAVRDGHLHDEQHLAEMVSLMGQPPKKFLERSTKSRQFWDQEGNWIGSTPIPDQTLEGRERQLKGRDQQLLLALVRKILRWDPDERPSAEELFEDEFLIQYRGGEDGSGP from the exons ATGTCTTTCTATTCTGATCTCATCCGCCCTTCTGACAGTTACAACTCACTACACGTTCCGACCGTGAGGGTAATGATGCAGCGAATAAGAACAGGCCGCATTTTCGCTCTGTCCTTCTTGCGGCCTGGAAGAACTGGTCGTTCTTCGTTCAGTGTCAGCCCCCACCGACTTCAGTTGCCTGTGTTCGTTGCCGCAAAGACGATGTCTACCCAGATTCATACCTTTCCAAACGATGGTTTCGAAAGACTCCCAGTCCACATTcaagtagaagaagaaacggTGCCAGACTACAAGCCCGAGAGGTTCTATCCCGTCCGAATTGGCGAGGTGTTCTGCTCCCGGTATCAGGTCGTCGCGAAGCTGGGGTTTGGCACCACTTCGACTGTCTGGCTGTGCCGAGACGTCAG GGAGAACACTTTTCACTCACTAAAGGTATGTATCACGGGGGAAGACTCCTCCAACGAGGCGGCCGTCTCCCAACGCATCCAAtccatcgacgccgagcacCCCGGCAAGGAGCGTTTGCGGGTGGCTCTGGACACCTTTCAGGTCGCGGGACCGCATGGCTCTCATCGGTGCATGGTCTTCGCTCCCCTCGGTCTCACGTACACGACCTTCCGGAATCTTTTCCCCAACAACGCTCTGAACAAGGACATCTTGCAGCAAAGCCTGCTCATGGTTCTGTTGGGCCTGGACTTCCTGCACCAGGTGGGCATTGTCCACACCG ACTTATCGCCCAACAACGTTCTCCTCGGCGTGGAGGACGTCAGTGTATTTTCCAAGATCGAACTGGCGGAGCTGCAGAGCCCGTCACCGCGCAAGGTCCTTGATGATCGAGTGATCCATCTTTCATACACAATGCCCATTACCCCCGGCGCCCCGGTCATTACGGATTTCGGGGCCGCGCGCCTGGGGGATCCGGGCCAGAAGCACTCGGGCGACGTTATGCCCGGGGTTTATCGAGCCCCCGAGGTCGTGCTCGGCATGGAATGGGACTCCAAAATCGACATTTGGTCAGTCGGGGTCATG ATCTGGGATCTCTACGAAGGGGGCCGTCTCTTCCGCGCCGTAagggatgggcatctgcaCGACGAACAGCATCTCGCGGAGATGGTCTCTCTCATGGGCCAACCACCGAAGAAGTTCTTGGAACGAAGCACAAAGTCTCGTCAGTTCTGGGACCAAGAAG GCAACTGGATCGGGTCAACACCGATTCCCGACCAGACCCTCGAGGGGCGCGAGAGGCAACTAAAAGGTAGAGACCAGCAGCTGCTACTCGCTCTGGTGAGGAAGATACTGCGGTGGGATCCAGATGAGAGGCCATCCGCGGAGGAGCTATTCGAAGACGAGTTCCTGATCCAGTATAGAGGAGGTGAAGACGGGTCTGGTCCATGA
- a CDS encoding Vitamin H transporter, whose amino-acid sequence MATTKTDDATADPHRPSWLAKIHPYFRDPGHVLVLKLDVLLLSWAFVAGLMKDMDQSATTAAYVSGMQEALSLYGNELVEFTTYFSIGYALFIVPSQLVQTRVRPSLWLPFCEVVWGAITLATFAARNARTVFVLRFFLGVFEATSWPGIVNLIFNWYTPAELGKRLAIFGVSSQAGSMFLGILQAALYKNLNGAHGLEGWQWLFVVSGVMTIVWGLYGFLAIPDSPVTTRALWLTGPERALAASRMARSGTTTQEIVKGRAALWSRVRGLFLSPVTYLFLAAYLQFAWSQRANAYFLLYLKGLKDAATGEALYSVYTVNLIPLGGYAISIVANISLNALSDWKNWRWQVAVGAALLQLVATSVLAAWPAGRAAVMTFYFLTFATAAWGYALLAWLAIILRKEPEARSVIVGVAVTLVYVGHATIPLRAWRTADAPRYPVGFPLAAAFSVGSIAAILGMLWYVRRYPDILDFGLNWKTLREAGDSVAHLEKVEVVDSQDGAEGEKRDAREAVKTVS is encoded by the coding sequence ATGGCGACAACCAAAACCGACGACGCGACGGCGGACCCTCACCGGCCTTCATGGCTCGCCAAGATCCACCCCTACTTCCGCGACCCCGGGCACGTCCTCGTGCTCAAGCTCGACGTCCTCCTGCTCTCGTGGGCCTTCGTCGCGGGCCTCATGAAGGACATGGACcagtcggcgacgacggcggcctaCGTCTCGGGCATGCAGGAGGCCCTCTCGCTCTACGGcaacgagctcgtcgagtTCACCACCTACTTCTCCATCGGCTACGCCCTCTTCATCGTGCCCTCCCAGCTCGTCCAGACCCGCGTGAGGCCCTCGCTGTGGCTGCCCTTCTGCGAGGTCGTCTGGGGCGCCATCACCCTCGCCACCTTCGCCGCCCGCAACGCCCGCACCGTCTTCGTGCtgcgcttcttcctcggcgtcttcgaggCCACCTCGTGGCCCGGCATCGTCAACCTCATCTTCAACTGGTACACCCCGGCCGAGCTGGGCAAGCGCCTCGCCATCTTCGGCGTCAGCAGCCAGGCCGGCAGCATGTTCCTCGGCATCCTGCAGGCCGCCCTCTACAAGAACCTCAACGGCGcccacggcctcgagggctgGCAGTGGCTGTTCGTCGTCTCTGGCGTCATGACCATCGTCTGGGGCCTGTACGGcttcctcgccatccccgaCAGCCCCGTCACGACGCGCGCCCTCTGGCTCACCGGGCCCGAacgcgccctcgccgcctcgaggaTGGCCCGCTCCGGCACCACCACGCAGGAGATCGTCAAGGGCCGGGCGGCCCTGTGGTCGCGCGTGCgcggcctcttcctctcccccgtCACGTACCTGTTCCTCGCCGCCTACCTGCAGTTCGCCTGGTCCCAGCGCGCCAACGCCTACTTCCTGCTCTACCTCAAGGGCCTCAAGGACGCCGCCACTGGCGAGGCGCTCTACTCGGTCTACACGGTCAACCTGATCCCGCTCGGCGGCTACgccatctccatcgtcgccaacaTCTCGCTCAACGCCCTCAGCGACTGGAAGAACTGGCGCTGGcaggtcgccgtcggcgccgccctgctgCAGCTCGTCGCCACCTCGGTCCTGGCCGCCTGGCccgccggccgcgccgccgtcatgacCTTCTACTTCCTGACCTTCGCCACCGCGGCCTGGGGCTACGCCCTGCTCGCCTGGCTCGCCATCATCCTGCGCAAGGAGCCCGAGGCGCgctccgtcatcgtcggcgtcgccgtcaccctCGTCTACGTCGGCCACGCCACCATCCCGCTGCGCGCGTGGCGGACGGCCGACGCGCCGCGGTACCCCGTCGGGTTCCCGCTTGCGGCCGCCTTCAGCGTCGGCAGCATCGCCGCGATCCTCGGCATGCTGTGGTACGTGCGGAGGTACCCCGACATCCTCGACTTCGGGCTCAACTGGAAGACCCTGAGGGAGGCCGGGGACAGCGTGGCGCATCTCGAAAAGGTCGAGGTGGTCGATAGCCAGGacggggccgagggcgagaagaggGATGCGAGGGAGGCTGTCAAGACGGTTTCATAA
- a CDS encoding Transient receptor potential ion channel encodes MKLTAVVPYLVYVFSLAAFFPSAASAEKILQSLSLNNCQKESDFSASLFNVVVSANNGSVTANVAAVVSVEGKAVFDVALRIYGFEYMRQVIDPCTANLQGLCPMKPGKIDMEFSFDIGDKLDAVPGIAYTIPDLDATIRALVNLTDTDETVACVEADFSNGKTVDLVGVKWATAVIAGLGLGSAGIISAMGHSDAAAHLAANALSLFGYFQAQALVGLSGVDMPPIVQAWTQNFQWSMGIVHLGWMQDLCTWYQRATGGEAARLLDSVRSVSVQVSKRSVAGPVRRGLRALARRANIKLENGSYVVYGIQRVAFRAKIETTNLFLTGLIVYCAFVLFTVLGVAAFRYGTSMAAKNNWTRRDRFLEFRRDWKTTLKGILFRLCLIGFPQMAVLCLWEFVQADSPALVVLAVVFFFGTLFTLIWASFKVIRIAKQSILTHQNPAHVLFSNPAIINKWGFLYVQYRASAYYFIVPFIGYVFAKAAVVAFGQGVGVGQAIALIILEAAALIAVSVLRPFMDKPTNSFNISIFAVNFVNSVFLLIFTNVFGAPGIVVGAVGVVLFVVNAVFALVLLLMVLISSVLVFWRVKGKPPQQPSQLVDPAVTGKGDRTENKGLLDLDEDEAGGGGGGVGRRDSLRFAEKAMEGGMSQHSLGNSNNNSSTALYRPPTVTVAGGGGDNHELSVLPSPGARSAVSPSVPMFPVDTSMRPRTPVTPRSPHGDEYPPSPFANQMGQNMHEFRQQNNNSPWQRGAGYDH; translated from the exons ATGAAACTCACCGCAGTCGTTCCCTACCTCGTCTAcgtcttctctctcgccgccttcttcccctcggccgcgtcggcCGAAAAGATCCTCCAGTCGCTCTCGCTCAACAACTGCCAGAAGGAGTCGGACTTCTCGGCCAGCCtcttcaacgtcgtcgtctcggccaACAATGGCTCCGTCACGgccaacgtcgccgccgtcgtgtcggtcgagggcaaggccgtcttcgacgtGGCGCTGCGCATCTACGGCTTCGAGTACATGCGGCAGGTCATCGACCCGTGCACCGCCAACCTGCAGGGCCTCTGCCCGATGAAGCCCGGCAAGATCGACATGGAGTTCTCCTTCGACATCGGCGACaagctcgacgccgtgcCGGGCATCGCCTACACCATCCCggacctcgacgccaccATCCGCGCCCTCGTCAACCTCACCGACACGGACGAGACCGTCGCctgcgtcgaggccgacttcTCCAACGGCAAgaccgtcgacctcgtcggcgtcaagtgggccaccgccgtcatcgccggcctcggcctcgggtcCGCCGGCATCATCTCCGCCATGGGCCactccgacgccgccgcccacctcgccgccaacgccctcTCGCTGTTCGGCTACttccaggcccaggccctcgtcggcctcagCGGCGTCGACATGCCGCCCATCGTCCAGGCCTGGACCCAGAACTTCCAGTGGTCCATGGGCATCGTGCACCTCGGCTGGATGCAGGACCTGTGCACCTGGTACCAGCGcgccaccggcggcgaggccgcccgcCTGCTGGACTCGGTCCGGAGCGTCTCGGTCCAGGTGTCGAAGCgctccgtcgccggcccCGTCCGCCGCGGCCTGCGCGCCCTGGCCCGCcgcgccaacatcaagctcGAGAACGGGTCCTACGTCGTCTACGGCATCCAGCGCGTCGCCTTCCGCGCCAAGATCGAGACGACAAACCTGTTCCTGACGGGCCTCATCGTCTACTGCGCCTTCGTGCTCTTCACCgtgctcggcgtcgccgccttccgCTACGGCACCTCCATGGCGGCCAAGAACAACTGGACCCGGCGCGACCGCTTCCTCGAGTTCCGGCGCGACTGGAAGACGACGCTCAAGGGCATCCTGTTCCGGCTGTGCCTCATCGGGTTCCCGCAGATGGCCGTGCTGTGCCTCTGGGAGTTCGTGCAGGCCGACTCCCCGGCGCTCGTCGTGCtggccgtcgtcttcttcttcggcacgCTCTTCACCCTCATCTGGGCCTCGTTCAAGGTCATCCGCATCGCCAAGCAGTCCATCCTGACGCACCAGAACCCGGCCCACGTGCTCTTCTCGAACccggccatcatcaacaagtgGGGGTTCCTGTACGTGCAGTACCGCGCCTCGGCCTACTACTTCATCGTGCCCTTCATCGGCTACGTcttcgccaaggccgccgtcgtcgccttcggccagggcgtcggcgtcggccaggccatcgccctcatcatcctcgaggccgccgccctcatcgccgtcagcGTGCTCCGCCCCTTCATGGACAAGCCGACCAACTCGTTCAACATCTCCATCTTCGCCGTCAACTTTGTCAACTCGGTCTTCCTGCTCATCTTCACAAACGTCTTTGGCGCCcccggcatcgtcgtcggcgccgtcggcgtcgtgctcttcgtcgtcaacgccgtcttcgccctcgtgctgctgctcatGGTCCTCATCTCGagcgtcctcgtcttctggcgcgtcaagggcaagccgccgcagcagccgtCGCAGCTggtcgacccggccgtcaCGGGCAAGGGCGACCGCACCGAGAACAAGGGCCTCctggacctcgacgaggacgaggcgggcggcggcggcggcggcgtcggccggaGGGATTCGCTGCGcttcgccgagaaggccatggAGGGCGGCATGAGCCAGCACAGCCTcggcaacagcaacaacaacagcagcaccgCCCTGTACCGCCCGCcgaccgtcaccgtcgccggcggtggcggtgatAACCACGAGCTCTCGGTGCTTCCGTCGCCCGGCGCCCGGTCCGCTGTGAGTCCGTCGGTGCCCATGTTCCCCGTGGACACCTCGATGCGGCCGCGCACGCCGGTGACGCCGCGGTCCCCGCACGGAGACGAGTACCCGCCGAGTCCGTTTGCGAACCAGATGGGTCAGAATATGCACGAGTTCCGGCAGCAGAACAATAACAG TCCATGGCAGCGCGGCGCCGGTTACGATCACTGA
- a CDS encoding C6 zinc finger domain protein has translation MSLGPQCWRCRKRRLRCDSSLPSCHKCLAADVHCPGYGDKKPVAWRDPLVLTNRGVVRIRDPKETKTSSPSAPASVLGIVCRSPRTASSEMDLRIAADAIEYFAPDLAPYATTPSPFQVSLRQVGELAVYLRNAYISIAALHRHVSGEPSVLFRLAANDNRVSPRSVARSHARSEAAAAGDSDLLCLIRMGDFKSVHFASQAAAFKALGEELHRYQPGGLTDDFGPSIFLGIIVMLSSQIQFSAYAPWQSHIDGAWSLVQAHGGLEVAARMDVKLCRLLQQFALLDIFGMTTHRLSKVTAETIISRAVPYASIFHDSGVDSCNPWRLIPNQLAKVLIRINVLRAQNVLFAKASPRTDGLSAILDHLDGLSPTRWAADEMSTNTTALLAPSDLSEDQETKDAWVALMTAYRNAAILYAISSLTSLGGTSASGIIDLQDPAPCCAERQLTAYHALLASLHVLFDQRSRRRRDHGINGSSKSAATSAGLLHKFVIWPMVITGIHSALVYHDQDATRFLCSEMQAVGEELGTVSMIDGARIVERLELGRERGRDVSSWDDLFDGVPLFFM, from the exons ATGAGCCTCGGCCCGCAATGCTGGCGCTGCCGCAAAAGGCGCCTACGCTGCGATTCCTCCCTGCCGTCATGCCACAAATGCCTCGCGGCAGACGTCCATTGCCCCGGCTACGGTGACAAGAAACCGGTAGCATGGCGGGATCCCCTGGTCCTGACCAACAGGGGCGTCGTGCGCATTCGGGATCCCAAGGAAACAAAGACGTCGTCACCTTCTGCCCCGGCCtccgtcctcggcatcgtgTGCCGATCGCCAAGGACGGCCAGCTCCGAGATGGACCTGAGAAtagccgccgacgccattGAGTACT TCGCCCCGGATCTGGCGCCGTACGCGACAACACCGAGCCCATTCCAAGTGTCACTGCGTCAAGTTGGCGAACTCGCCGTGTACTTGAGAAATGCCTACATCTCAATTGCGGCACTGCACCGACACGTTAGCGGCGAGCCTTCGGTCCTTTTCAGGCTCGCAGCAAATGACAACCGTGTCAGTCCGAGATCCGTTGCCCGCTCTCACGCGAGGTCggaggcggccgcggcgggagACTCGGACCTCTTGTGCTTGATACGAATGGGGGATTTCAAGAGCGTCCACTTTGCATCTCAAGCTGCCGCTTTCAAGGCTTTGGGCGAAGAGTTGCACAGATACCAACCTGGTGGGTTGACAGACGACTTTGGCCCGAGCATATTCCTCGGCATCATAGTGATGCTCTCATCCCAG ATCCAATTCTCGGCGTACGCCCCCTGGCAATCCCATATCGACGGGGCATGGAGTCTGGTCCAAGCCCACGGCGGCTTGGAAGTCGCTGCAAGGATGGACGTGAAGCTGTGTCGACTGTTACAGCAGTTTGCCCTCCTAGACATATTCGGCATGACCACACACCGTCTCAGTAAAGTGACTGCCGAGACCATCATCTCGCGTGCAGTGCCTTATGCGTCGATATTCCATGACTCTGGTGTCGATAGTTGCAACCCGTGGCGGCTGATACCAAACCAACTGGCCAAGGTTTTGATCCGAATCAACGTGCTCCGGGCACAAAACGTGCTGTTTGCGAAAGCAAGTCCACGTACAGACGGCCTGTCCGCGATCTTGGACCACCTCGATGGCTTGTCTCCTACCCGATGGGCGGCTGATGAGATGTCGACCAACACCACAGCTTTGCTGGCGCCGAGTGATCTTAGCGAAGACCAGGAGACCAAGGATGCCTGGGTGGCTTTGATGACAGCGTATCGTAACGCTGCTATCTTATACGCCATCAGCAGCCTCACATCGCTCGGCGGCACATCTGCAAGTGGAATCATTGACTTGCAGGATCCGGCTCCCTGCTGTGCTGAAAGGCAGCTGACTGCGTACCACGCGCTTCTCGCGTCCCTCCATGTACTCTTCGATCAGAGATCCAGGCGAAGAAGAGATCATGGAATCAACGGGTCGTCAAAATCCGCCGCTACCAGCGCGGGCCTGCTGCACAAGTTTGTGATATGGCCGATGGTCATTACTGGTATCCATTCCGCACTGGTCTATCACGACCAAGACGCCACAAGGTTCCTGTGCTCGGAGATGCAAGCGGTGGGCGAGGAACTAGGCACTGTCAGCATGATAGACGGTGCTCGTATAGTCGAAAGACTGGAGCTTGGAAGAGAGCGCGGCCGCGACGTCTCTTCATGGGACGACCTGTTCGACGGGGTACCCTTGTTTTTCatgtga
- a CDS encoding Arginine deiminase type-3 → MRSQTTAFALAGLHLGAVLGAGPVRPVIRADTNRDGILTEADDADKALWTPARGAIFLPNVGDAHGRCANTDLRGNPLSNHELAACHDASGHLLLEPSLVAPLATLPVDVADDAFAYVYATPDAAADRVRLFVNDYPDRADETAAWRFVDPEFRFNATQLRAGIALGIDGREFVTDASAWDGVVRVRFDLYANGTVLSDAVELRVAPVLTHHHLQRVDELVTVAANESDPVQLAFVEGLDRARRDAGLAAPLYLFNQSSDIWAQDFFEPAYASMPGPDGGVVAVRIMLRSAQSTRTGGRQVFEQLRGKGVGGFQPADGRRRGFGHREINSFGNVETIPPYTSKSGIKYPAGRIIQGKHFGESPAETMTAFLEGQQVQTPLMLEAGWLFIGHVDEFVQFLPSNETGLGFTIAIADTVSALEVFRNVSEAGKGGVRAISFDGNVGDVFTLTPDELETTVDEILANETFRAVNAYAQKHIDANLETLLAEIPLAREHVVRVPVLFKDANFPSGLFARSPDGLPPHTNTVMRDERLLLAFSPAAINAIVIGGHYLSPKPWGPVVDGVDLLEGAVKAAYGAAGMAVSFVDDFLSHHVGGGEIHCGSNTLRETDVKWWE, encoded by the exons ATGCGATCCCAGACCACagccttcgccctcgccggcctccatctcggagcggtcctcggcgccggccctgTCCGCCCCGTCATCCGAGCAGACACCAACCGCGATGGCATTctcaccgaggccgacgatgccgacaaGGCACTCTGGACGCCGGCCCGCGGCGCCATCTTCCTCCccaacgtcggcgacgcccacGGGCGGTGCGCTAACACCGACCTCCGCGGCAACCCGCTGAGCAACCACGAGCTGGCGGCGTGCCACGACGCGTCGGGCCACCTGCTCCTCGAGCCGTCCCTCGTCGCCCCGCTGGCGACTCTCCccgtcgacgtggccgacGATGCGTTTGCGTACGTCTACGCAACGCcggacgccgcggccgaTAGGGTCCGGTTATTCGTCAACGACTACCCGGACCGCGCCGACGAGACGGCCGCGTGGCGGTTCGTCGACCCGGAGTTCCGCTTCAACGCGACGCAGCTGCGCGCGGGCATCGCCCTGGGCATTGACGGGCGGGAGTTCGTGACAGACGCCTCCGCCTGGGACGGCGTCGTCAGGGTGCGTTTCGACCTGTACGCCAACGGTACCGTCCTCTCGGACGCCGTGGAGCTGAGGGTCGCGCCCGTCCTCacgcaccaccacctccagcgcgtcgacgagctcgtcaccgtcgcGGCCAACGAGTCGGACCCCGTGCAGCTCGCGTTCGTCGAGGGGCTGGATCGGGCGCGCcgggacgccggcctcgcggcgCCGCTGTACCTGTTCAACCAGAGCAGCGACATCTGGGCGCAGGACTTCTTCGAGCCGGCGTACGCGAGCATGCCGggcccggacggcggcgtcgtggcgGTGCGGATCATGCTCCGGTCGGCGCAGTCGACGCGGACGGGCGGCCGGCAGGTGTTTGAGCAGCTCCGGGGCAAGGGTGTCGGCGGGTTCCAGCCGGCAGATGGGAGGAGGCGCGGGTTCGGGCACCGGGAGATCAACTCGTTCGGCAACGTCGAGACGATCCCGCCGTATACGTCCAAGAGCGGGATCAAGTACCCTGCCGGGCGCATCATCCAGG GCAAGCACTTTGGCGAGTCTCCCGCTGAGACCATGACGGCGTtcctcgagggccagcaAGTGCAGACGCCGCTgatgctcgaggccggctgGCTATTCATCGGCCACGTGGACGAGTTTGTGCAGTTCTTGCCCTCGAACGAGACGGGGCTGGGCTTTACCATCGCCATTGCCGATACCGTCTCCGCGCTGGAGGTGTTCCGGAACGTTTCCGAGGCTGGAAAGG GCGGCGTCCGCGCCATCTCTTTTGACGGGAACGTCGGGGACGTCTTCACCCTCACCCCCGACGAGCTTGAGACGACCGTCGACGAGATTCTCGCTAACGAGACGTTCCGCGCCGTCAACGCCTACGCGCAGAAGCACATCGACGCGAATCTCGAGAcgctcctcgccgagatccCGCTGGCGCGCGAGCACGTCGTCCGCGTGCCCGTGCTGTTCAAGGACGCCAACTTCCCCTCCGGCCTCTTCGCCCGCTCTCCGGACGGCCTCCCGCCGCACACGAACACGGTAATGCGGGACGAGCGGCTCCTGCTGGCGTTCAGccccgccgccatcaacgccATCGTAATCGGGGGCCACTACCTCAGCCCCAAGCCGTGGGGCCCCGTGGTGGACGGTGTGGATCTGCTGGAGGGCGCCGTCAAAGCGGCGTACGGCGCGGCGGGGATGGCTGTAAGTTTCGTGGACGATTTCCTTTCGCAtcacgtcggcggcggggagatTCATTGCGGGTCGAACACGCTGAGGGAGACGGACGTGAAGTGGTGGGAGTGA
- a CDS encoding Ankyrin-2 ankyrin: MFSHEEHFGSHGTRPPAFDQFVNGLHTPNDLKQALFELFAKRLCRLKMDSSEAKLIAGALSTLQRGMGFLVEESDKKIRDVIKEHADCANEVKSDSVVGLRAFANKYATELLRLVTGCGLSLCSNRASTSGPSVTRLIMALVLGCFLRQVLHKDAPYWLKDRNCYVDNWVRDVIVQYDNKQIGIPRLDLFWTRLSIGGILDLSFLTDVVGLDEADNHGHTALHLAILNDNLPMATNLLNLGADPSPKATRTGHTLFHYAAAFGEEEIYRELKEH, translated from the coding sequence ATGTTCTCCCATGAAGAGCACTTTGGATCCCATGGAACACGACCGCCTGCTTTTGACCAATTTGTCAACGGTCTACACACACCTAATGATCTCAAGCAAGCATTGTTCGAACTTTTCGCCAAGCGACTCTGTCGTCTGAAAATGGACTCGTCGGAGGCAAAGCTGATTGCGGGAGCACTAAGTACTCTACAGAGAGGCATGGGATTCCTGGTCGAGGAGTCTGACAAGAAAATCAGGGACGTTATCAAAGAACATGCTGATTGCGCCAATGAAGTGAAGAGCGATAGTGTTGTTGGGCTGAGGGCTTTTGCGAACAAATACGCAACCGAACTACTAAGACTGGTCACTGGTTGTGGCCTCAGTCTATGCTCAAACAGAGCATCGACATCGGGGCCCAGTGTGACAAGGTTGATTATGGCCTTGGTGCTTGGCTGCTTCCTTCGGCAAGTGCTACACAAGGACGCACCCTACTGGTTGAAAGACCGAAACTGTTATGTTGACAATTGGGTCCGCGATGTCATTGTTCAGTATGACAATAAGCAAATCGGCATCCCCAGACTGGATTTATTTTGGACCCGTCTCAGTATTGGGGGGATCTTAGACCTTTCTTTTCTGACTGACGTAGTCGGTCTCGACGAGGCAGACAACCATGGGCACACAGCGCTACATCTGGCCATCCTGAACGACAACCTCCCCATGGCTACAAACCTGTTGAATCTCGGAGCGGATCCCAGTCCTAAGGCAACACGAACAGGTCACACTCTCTTTCACTATGCAGCAGCGTTTGGCGAAGAGGAGATCTACAGAGAGCTGAAAGAGCATTAG